A single genomic interval of Shewanella psychropiezotolerans harbors:
- a CDS encoding LysR family transcriptional regulator yields MDLRVIRYLIEIVDSGGFAKASERVHITQPALSKAIQQLEHELEVTLLERGKRGTRVKLTPSGELVYRHGQTLLANKQALLNELAAQRGLTSGQLTLGLAPLGSAELFAPVIAKYRDTYPKIEMELLVRGSVEQKEALIKGEIELATGIIALNKEFEGILVRDEPMVVILPKHHVLASEKSLRLEQISEEPQIMFEPGFSLHSMVLDSCEQAGFTPKNITRISQAEFGIALVAAGAGNMLLPKMIAERHRVAGVVSVPLIGSDLRWKMSLFWRKEQALSFAAKAMIEMIKQTSPV; encoded by the coding sequence ATGGATCTACGCGTTATTCGTTATCTGATTGAGATAGTCGACTCGGGTGGCTTTGCCAAAGCCTCCGAGAGAGTCCACATTACTCAACCCGCTCTATCCAAGGCGATTCAACAACTAGAACATGAACTTGAGGTTACTCTGCTCGAACGCGGCAAGCGAGGGACTCGAGTCAAGCTCACCCCCTCCGGTGAGCTAGTCTACCGTCATGGGCAAACCTTACTGGCTAACAAGCAAGCCTTACTCAATGAACTCGCCGCTCAACGCGGGCTAACCTCGGGTCAGTTAACACTCGGTCTGGCTCCATTGGGCAGCGCCGAGCTTTTCGCACCGGTTATCGCCAAGTACCGAGACACCTATCCTAAAATAGAAATGGAGCTATTAGTCCGTGGTTCAGTAGAACAAAAAGAGGCACTTATTAAGGGGGAGATAGAGCTAGCCACAGGCATTATTGCGCTGAACAAGGAGTTCGAAGGCATTCTGGTTCGTGATGAGCCTATGGTCGTCATCTTGCCTAAACATCACGTCCTAGCCAGTGAGAAGTCCCTTAGACTCGAACAGATCTCCGAAGAACCACAGATCATGTTCGAACCCGGATTCTCCCTCCATAGCATGGTCTTAGACAGCTGTGAGCAAGCGGGCTTTACACCGAAAAATATCACTCGAATAAGCCAGGCGGAATTTGGTATCGCCTTAGTCGCCGCAGGTGCGGGCAATATGTTACTGCCTAAGATGATCGCCGAGCGTCACAGGGTAGCCGGAGTCGTCTCGGTGCCACTTATCGGCTCAGACTTAAGGTGGAAAATGTCGCTATTTTGGCGAAAGGAGCAAGCCCTCTCTTTTGCAGCGAAAGCTATGATTGAGATGATAAAACAAACAAGCCCCGTTTAA
- the pepN gene encoding aminopeptidase N, with translation MNLLRVCLLCLVSLLLISCNSTSQPKVHDSVSLNSSAAKLALAQSRRARIAEVSYQITLDLTQAEHFSGSTQVNFQLADTSTPLSLDLLRADIKSFTINGHKIYPSYNGKAFILSPSLLVPGSNTVEISYTQNYGNNGMGLVRFVDPTDANVYLESNFSPNAASMMFPSFDQPDLKASYSLNVTVPKDWVVISSVKEQSVIDSSESNQWQFPTSPILSPHMFSLHAGAYRVWQDDSAKSSYPIRLFARQAIADDISPQVWFEDIDKGLHFMREYLQTPYPFNKFDLLLSPTLTNNDSLASAAVTSIDENIVLFAGLSPQEQQKRIAVTSMTGLSAQWFGALITMNWWDESWLNMSLRSLITNKTLAQLGYGPQESKQFYDPIKSRAYMDDVLFANHVYGSGLPSVGVFKGEASLLGLEQLIGESDFRLGLKSYLEKFAYLSASPTDFFASQSINAKRDLTQWQQNWLLTPGVNTLRAEFTCKNNRISEFSLLQFPASEQSPTLREQKITLALFTKGRNELHRVRTISLTYKGEKTPVKQLNGTRCPDLVYPNYLDSGYVKVNLDERSLETVKQHLNMVSEPQLRSMLWQSLWESVSDGELALNEYLGVVFINLPKEQDSAILEQVLIKLNQSKAYLEQILPNHSSYIQMALKGLEQMSLRKTMVNGENADIQRLWFNAYIQFSRSQDALTHLAKLLAGNSSIKGLKIDQQMRWSIITQLNRYDYLGSRSLIDQELSTDLSQRGKNSAIAARVSRPEAGIKRYWLTHIQHDSQLPFSTLSIAMAHLYPREQQRLSSASSEQRLESLTRVDEQKSDRFMKLYGRYLIPTRCTHGGIAILEKTINTQHGLSATTRKALLQTHQSELRCVAIKERLLN, from the coding sequence GTGAATCTACTGCGTGTCTGTCTGCTCTGCCTTGTCTCACTACTGCTCATCTCATGTAACAGCACCAGCCAACCTAAGGTTCACGATAGTGTTTCACTCAACTCCTCTGCCGCTAAGCTAGCCTTAGCCCAGTCTCGTCGTGCCCGTATCGCAGAAGTCAGCTATCAAATAACCCTGGATTTAACTCAAGCAGAGCACTTCAGTGGCAGCACACAAGTTAACTTTCAGCTAGCCGATACCAGTACGCCGCTCTCCTTAGACCTGCTCCGGGCCGACATAAAATCGTTTACCATTAATGGTCACAAAATTTACCCCAGCTATAACGGTAAGGCCTTTATCTTGAGCCCAAGTCTCTTGGTGCCAGGCAGTAACACGGTGGAGATCAGTTACACGCAGAATTATGGCAACAATGGCATGGGCTTAGTCCGCTTCGTGGACCCAACCGATGCTAACGTCTATCTTGAATCGAACTTCTCCCCCAATGCCGCCAGCATGATGTTTCCCTCGTTCGATCAACCCGATCTTAAGGCCAGTTATAGCCTGAATGTCACAGTGCCCAAAGACTGGGTGGTCATCAGCTCAGTCAAAGAGCAGAGTGTCATAGACTCATCCGAGTCAAACCAGTGGCAATTTCCCACTAGCCCAATATTGAGCCCGCATATGTTTTCCCTGCACGCGGGTGCCTATCGCGTCTGGCAAGATGACAGTGCTAAATCAAGCTACCCCATTCGCTTGTTTGCCAGGCAAGCTATCGCAGACGACATCTCCCCACAAGTCTGGTTTGAAGATATCGATAAAGGGCTCCACTTTATGAGGGAGTATTTACAGACTCCCTACCCGTTCAACAAGTTCGATCTGCTGCTTAGCCCGACTCTGACCAATAACGACTCACTCGCCAGCGCAGCAGTCACCAGCATAGATGAAAATATCGTTCTCTTTGCAGGACTCTCCCCGCAAGAGCAGCAAAAACGCATCGCAGTAACCAGCATGACCGGCCTCTCCGCCCAATGGTTTGGCGCGCTCATTACCATGAACTGGTGGGACGAAAGCTGGCTGAATATGAGTTTACGCTCGCTGATAACCAACAAAACCTTGGCTCAACTTGGCTACGGCCCTCAAGAATCGAAGCAGTTCTATGACCCGATAAAATCCAGGGCTTATATGGATGATGTGCTATTCGCCAATCATGTTTATGGATCCGGACTACCTTCTGTCGGCGTCTTTAAGGGAGAGGCGAGTTTACTGGGACTCGAGCAATTGATCGGCGAATCAGATTTCAGACTCGGCCTGAAAAGCTATCTGGAAAAATTTGCCTATCTGAGTGCCAGCCCAACCGACTTTTTCGCCAGTCAGAGTATCAACGCCAAACGTGACCTGACTCAATGGCAGCAAAACTGGCTCTTAACACCCGGTGTTAATACCCTAAGGGCGGAGTTTACCTGTAAAAATAACCGCATTAGTGAGTTTTCCCTCCTACAATTTCCAGCCAGCGAGCAAAGCCCAACTCTGAGGGAGCAGAAGATAACACTGGCACTGTTTACCAAGGGAAGAAATGAGCTTCACAGAGTCCGCACTATTTCGCTAACCTACAAGGGGGAGAAGACACCAGTTAAGCAGTTAAACGGCACTCGATGTCCCGACCTTGTCTATCCTAACTATCTCGATTCAGGCTACGTGAAAGTGAACCTGGATGAGCGCTCACTCGAGACGGTGAAGCAACACCTGAATATGGTCAGTGAACCTCAGTTGCGTTCCATGTTATGGCAGAGCCTGTGGGAGAGCGTATCTGACGGTGAACTAGCATTAAATGAATACTTAGGCGTGGTCTTCATTAATCTCCCCAAAGAGCAGGATTCAGCCATCCTGGAGCAGGTGCTGATCAAGCTTAATCAGAGTAAAGCCTATCTTGAGCAGATACTGCCAAATCACAGCAGTTATATTCAGATGGCACTGAAAGGCTTAGAGCAGATGAGCCTGAGAAAGACCATGGTCAATGGTGAAAACGCCGATATTCAACGCCTCTGGTTTAATGCATATATTCAGTTTTCACGCAGCCAGGATGCCTTGACTCACCTCGCTAAATTACTGGCAGGAAACTCTAGTATCAAGGGATTGAAAATCGATCAACAGATGCGCTGGAGCATCATCACCCAACTCAATCGTTATGACTATTTGGGCAGCCGCTCTCTGATAGACCAAGAGCTAAGTACAGATCTGAGCCAGCGCGGAAAAAATTCCGCCATTGCGGCCCGGGTATCCAGACCCGAAGCCGGCATTAAACGCTATTGGTTGACTCATATTCAACATGACAGCCAATTGCCATTTTCGACGCTCAGTATTGCCATGGCTCACCTGTATCCAAGAGAGCAACAGAGATTAAGCTCTGCCAGCTCAGAGCAGAGACTCGAGTCGCTAACCCGAGTAGACGAGCAAAAGAGTGACCGTTTTATGAAACTCTATGGCCGATATTTGATCCCGACTCGATGTACCCACGGAGGAATAGCCATACTCGAAAAAACCATCAATACCCAACATGGACTCTCGGCTACCACTCGAAAAGCCTTATTACAGACACACCAGAGTGAGTTGAGATGTGTCGCCATTAAGGAGCGCTTGCTGAACTAA
- a CDS encoding SlyX family protein — protein sequence MEQLEQRVEDLEMKLAFQDATIEDLNQQVIKLNDLLSDQQQAIRLLVSKLQTAEPSNIVSQSDESPPPHY from the coding sequence ATGGAACAATTAGAACAGAGAGTCGAAGATCTTGAGATGAAACTGGCATTTCAGGATGCCACCATAGAAGATCTTAATCAGCAAGTGATCAAGTTAAATGATCTGCTATCTGATCAGCAGCAAGCAATACGACTCTTAGTCAGTAAATTACAAACCGCAGAACCGAGTAACATAGTAAGTCAGTCAGATGAGAGCCCGCCACCTCACTATTAA
- the def gene encoding peptide deformylase, whose amino-acid sequence MLAIAQVGESILNRQAQKVIEFSPALMQLANDMLDTMLQAKGVGIAAPQVNQSLSLFIMASRPNERYPDAPFIEPSIVVNPKIIVCSDEKISGEEGCLSIAEQRFTILRHEWVEVSFQDLNGLEHHQTLTGFIARIFQHEYDHLQGITLIERSAMQASNSLNEAVR is encoded by the coding sequence ATGTTAGCCATAGCTCAAGTTGGTGAGTCCATACTTAATAGACAAGCACAAAAGGTGATAGAGTTTTCACCGGCATTAATGCAACTTGCCAATGATATGCTCGACACTATGCTACAGGCCAAAGGTGTGGGCATAGCAGCGCCTCAGGTTAATCAAAGCCTATCACTGTTTATCATGGCTTCCAGACCCAATGAGCGATATCCAGACGCCCCTTTTATCGAACCAAGCATAGTAGTTAACCCTAAAATTATTGTTTGTTCGGATGAAAAAATATCCGGTGAGGAAGGCTGTTTGTCCATCGCAGAACAAAGATTCACTATCTTGAGACATGAATGGGTTGAAGTTAGTTTTCAAGATCTTAATGGCCTAGAGCATCATCAGACCTTAACGGGCTTTATTGCCCGGATTTTTCAACACGAATATGATCATCTTCAAGGTATCACCTTGATTGAAAGGAGCGCTATGCAAGCCAGTAATAGCCTCAATGAGGCTGTACGATGA
- a CDS encoding peptidylprolyl isomerase, with protein sequence MNKFAVSIASSLVLAGVLTACGGGSDDSTTPPPITPPTPTPELAQDYCYTMSTSMGDISLAIDATNTPITGENFKQYVDTGFYDGLIFHRVIHQFMVQGGGFKSGPMSKAGNDPIVNEAGVGISNLRGTLAMARTSDPDSATSQFFINSVDNAFLDKANSSDGHGYAVFGQVIEGIEIIDQIDIVDTANAVTESGGILTDVPVEDIVINSIAQMACPAT encoded by the coding sequence ATGAACAAATTTGCAGTAAGTATAGCCTCAAGTTTAGTGTTGGCCGGCGTGTTAACCGCATGTGGCGGTGGTTCAGATGATTCGACGACACCGCCACCGATAACACCTCCGACTCCCACTCCCGAGTTAGCGCAAGATTATTGTTATACCATGAGCACTAGCATGGGGGACATTAGCTTGGCTATCGATGCGACTAATACCCCTATCACGGGAGAGAACTTCAAGCAGTATGTGGATACCGGCTTCTATGATGGCTTGATATTTCACCGGGTGATCCATCAATTTATGGTCCAAGGTGGCGGATTTAAATCTGGACCCATGTCGAAAGCGGGTAATGATCCTATTGTAAATGAGGCTGGCGTTGGGATTAGTAACCTGCGCGGCACTCTAGCCATGGCAAGAACCAGTGATCCGGATTCGGCCACATCGCAATTCTTTATTAACTCAGTAGATAATGCGTTTTTGGATAAAGCGAACTCGTCAGATGGTCATGGCTACGCTGTTTTTGGTCAGGTGATCGAGGGAATAGAAATTATCGATCAGATTGATATAGTAGATACTGCTAATGCAGTGACTGAATCTGGAGGGATCCTCACCGATGTCCCAGTGGAAGACATAGTAATTAATAGTATTGCTCAAATGGCTTGCCCAGCGACTTAA
- a CDS encoding CidA/LrgA family protein, which translates to MLQTLVQVSLFCLLAVICVQAEQYFNLPIPGSVIGLAIVLLLLLTKTIPEHRVSLGSAWLIAELLLFFIPPVVSVIKYQSLFENYGVQLIVMLVLGTVFVLVGTGFVVDRVFRFERRMNRQRAQALLAPGMEG; encoded by the coding sequence ATGCTACAGACCTTGGTGCAGGTGAGTTTGTTTTGTCTATTGGCAGTCATCTGCGTACAAGCCGAGCAATACTTTAATTTGCCTATCCCCGGAAGCGTCATAGGTCTGGCCATAGTCCTGTTACTCTTGCTGACCAAGACCATTCCCGAACATAGGGTTAGCTTAGGCTCGGCCTGGTTGATCGCCGAGCTGCTACTGTTTTTTATTCCTCCAGTGGTCTCTGTGATTAAATATCAAAGCTTATTTGAGAATTATGGTGTTCAGCTGATCGTGATGTTAGTGCTGGGGACGGTATTCGTGCTGGTGGGGACAGGGTTTGTGGTTGACCGGGTCTTTCGTTTCGAGCGTAGAATGAATCGTCAGCGCGCTCAGGCTTTGCTGGCACCCGGTATGGAAGGTTAA
- a CDS encoding alkaline phosphatase D family protein: MKRRFTRRDFLEMSAKGVGAAVVSYGLMGCSDSNGSSDDAVKAEFLHGVASGDPSHDAIILWTRVTPEVEGELTVAWELATDTDFSNLVTNGETTTSAERDYTIKVDATGLDAGTQYFYRFKQGEAVSEVGRALTLPQGAIDQVKLAVLSCANFPAGHFNVYALAAQQEGLDAVIHLGDYIYEYARGEYASEHAAELGREVLPAGELFTLGDYRTRYAQYRTDPSLTGLHAKVPFITVWDDHEVANDTWKDGAENHNEEDGDFDARKQGALQAYFEWLPIRPWREGNHEEIYRSFSFGDLVDLHMLDTRVLARDKPLDYVDYIDPVTKAMDSQKFMAAVTGTERTLLGTEQLQWLQSSLLTATGKWQVLGQQVLMGSMMLPAAIAMQQLSVSEFGELAALAKIAARWEAKDPTVTTFEYTFLIENQHRLTPEAMALLQMPAVPYNLDAWDGYAYEREVVLATAKSIGCNLVVLAGDTHNAWANELMDSHGDPVGVEFATSSVSSPGLEYYLGIPEDQQVQTEAGIKEMVEGLKYTNLRDRGFMVLTFTAEQVRSDWHYVDTILSADFSEDMSKQQACVCAIGTAQVVSVS, translated from the coding sequence ATGAAACGGAGATTTACACGTCGGGATTTTTTGGAAATGTCGGCTAAAGGTGTGGGCGCAGCAGTTGTGTCATATGGCTTGATGGGCTGTAGTGACAGTAACGGCAGCAGTGATGATGCTGTTAAAGCTGAATTTTTACACGGTGTCGCCAGCGGTGATCCTAGCCATGATGCAATCATCTTGTGGACACGTGTGACCCCGGAAGTGGAAGGGGAGCTGACGGTTGCTTGGGAGCTTGCTACGGATACCGATTTCAGTAATTTAGTCACCAATGGTGAAACCACCACCAGTGCCGAGCGAGATTACACCATTAAGGTCGATGCAACCGGACTGGACGCCGGGACTCAGTATTTCTACCGTTTTAAGCAAGGGGAAGCCGTCTCAGAAGTGGGACGGGCGCTCACCTTGCCTCAAGGGGCCATAGATCAAGTTAAATTGGCGGTGCTCTCTTGCGCTAACTTTCCGGCAGGACACTTCAATGTGTATGCGCTAGCGGCTCAACAAGAGGGCTTGGATGCGGTTATCCATTTAGGGGACTATATCTATGAATATGCGCGCGGCGAGTATGCCAGCGAGCATGCTGCCGAACTGGGCCGTGAGGTTTTACCGGCTGGTGAGCTATTCACCTTAGGTGATTATCGTACCCGCTATGCGCAATATCGAACCGATCCCAGCCTGACGGGGCTGCATGCCAAGGTGCCCTTTATTACGGTATGGGACGACCATGAAGTCGCTAACGATACCTGGAAGGATGGCGCCGAGAATCATAACGAGGAAGACGGTGATTTCGATGCGAGAAAGCAGGGAGCCCTGCAAGCCTATTTCGAGTGGTTGCCCATCCGCCCCTGGCGTGAAGGCAATCATGAGGAGATCTATCGCTCCTTCAGTTTCGGGGATCTGGTCGATCTGCATATGTTAGACACGCGCGTCTTAGCTCGTGATAAGCCACTGGATTATGTCGATTATATCGATCCTGTGACCAAAGCCATGGATAGCCAGAAGTTTATGGCGGCAGTGACGGGGACTGAGCGAACCTTGCTGGGCACCGAGCAGCTGCAATGGTTACAATCTAGCCTGCTGACAGCGACAGGCAAGTGGCAAGTTCTGGGGCAGCAAGTCTTGATGGGTAGCATGATGCTACCGGCAGCGATAGCCATGCAGCAGCTTAGCGTGTCTGAGTTTGGTGAGCTGGCGGCCCTGGCGAAAATTGCCGCCCGTTGGGAGGCGAAAGATCCGACGGTGACGACATTTGAATATACCTTTCTTATCGAGAACCAACACAGGCTTACCCCTGAGGCCATGGCTTTGCTGCAGATGCCTGCGGTACCTTATAACTTAGATGCCTGGGATGGCTACGCCTATGAGCGTGAAGTGGTTCTGGCCACGGCTAAGTCTATAGGCTGTAACTTAGTGGTACTGGCAGGAGATACCCATAATGCCTGGGCAAATGAGCTTATGGACAGTCATGGTGACCCTGTGGGCGTGGAATTTGCGACCAGCTCGGTATCTTCTCCCGGACTCGAGTACTACCTGGGGATCCCGGAAGATCAGCAGGTGCAAACTGAAGCTGGGATCAAGGAGATGGTCGAGGGTCTTAAGTATACCAACTTAAGAGACAGAGGCTTTATGGTGCTCACCTTCACTGCCGAGCAGGTACGCAGTGACTGGCATTATGTCGATACCATACTTTCTGCAGATTTCAGCGAAGATATGAGTAAACAGCAAGCGTGTGTTTGTGCGATAGGGACGGCGCAAGTGGTGAGTGTCAGTTAG
- a CDS encoding WD40 repeat domain-containing protein, which produces MKSFFSIVFCTLAISACQPDAIDTQALITEPSYDASLSQSGQLVLVSTANSGIQLWDIDTGRQKYTWIHSESDNDAFDVAISANQMFAASLSRDSVALWSILNGSSLGWWSLPSTGQSVAVSNSGSLLIGLTDGSVMSLMPSVSTKTPSLIKFLGHSEKVNSVALSADGKLALTGSNDMQAILWRTTTGQPIHSWQFDNRVIKVSLNESGSLSFIGDSTKIAKIMDNLTGEQISQLKINRRKMNFSAARFSNHDTLLLTGTPAREVRVWDIKTGRSLANWQVQRTKHAKIKSAVVYSVANLDSNQIRTISSNGLVETWPVPVH; this is translated from the coding sequence ATGAAAAGTTTCTTTTCGATTGTTTTTTGCACTCTCGCCATTTCAGCTTGTCAGCCTGATGCCATAGACACACAGGCATTGATCACCGAGCCTAGCTATGATGCCAGCCTGTCTCAGAGTGGACAACTAGTCCTGGTTAGCACGGCCAATAGCGGCATACAGCTTTGGGATATCGACACTGGCAGGCAGAAATATACCTGGATACACAGTGAATCCGATAATGACGCCTTCGATGTCGCCATCTCAGCCAATCAAATGTTTGCAGCTTCCCTAAGCAGAGACTCAGTCGCCCTCTGGAGCATCTTAAATGGTTCATCTCTAGGTTGGTGGTCATTGCCATCGACCGGGCAAAGTGTGGCGGTATCCAACTCAGGTTCATTGCTCATAGGTCTCACCGATGGCAGTGTCATGTCTCTGATGCCGTCCGTCTCCACCAAGACCCCCTCCTTAATTAAGTTTCTCGGCCATTCAGAAAAAGTGAATAGCGTGGCCCTTTCCGCCGATGGCAAACTGGCCCTAACCGGCTCAAATGATATGCAGGCCATCTTGTGGCGCACCACCACAGGTCAGCCCATTCATAGCTGGCAGTTCGATAACCGGGTCATTAAGGTGAGCTTAAATGAATCAGGAAGCCTGTCATTTATTGGTGACAGCACTAAAATAGCCAAGATTATGGATAATCTCACAGGCGAACAAATCAGTCAGTTGAAAATCAACCGCAGAAAAATGAACTTTTCGGCGGCGCGCTTTTCAAACCATGATACATTGCTCCTGACGGGCACTCCGGCGAGAGAAGTTCGGGTCTGGGACATCAAAACAGGTCGTTCCTTGGCCAACTGGCAAGTTCAGCGTACCAAACATGCCAAAATCAAGAGCGCCGTTGTATACTCTGTCGCGAACCTGGATTCAAACCAGATCCGTACCATCAGCAGCAATGGCTTAGTCGAAACTTGGCCAGTACCTGTCCATTAG
- a CDS encoding CBS domain-containing protein — protein MKVQDIMTREVVCISDQASLKDAHALMTNRNVRHLPVISEQDSSLVGILTHKKMVATVMALVNKYGSGALDRRERAQTVESIMDKHYQHLTADEPLPIVVEYFIDNKLGCLPVINAQGKVEGIVTSSDFVKLCAKLLKLKPEAA, from the coding sequence ATGAAAGTACAAGATATAATGACAAGGGAAGTAGTGTGTATCAGCGATCAGGCCAGTTTAAAAGATGCTCACGCTCTGATGACCAATAGAAATGTCAGGCACCTTCCTGTTATCTCTGAGCAAGACTCAAGTTTAGTCGGCATTCTTACCCATAAGAAGATGGTTGCGACCGTGATGGCACTAGTCAATAAATACGGCAGTGGAGCCTTAGACAGGCGAGAGCGGGCACAAACCGTTGAAAGTATCATGGACAAGCATTATCAACATCTCACCGCCGATGAGCCTTTACCCATAGTGGTAGAATACTTTATCGACAATAAACTCGGCTGCTTACCCGTCATCAATGCTCAGGGCAAAGTTGAAGGTATAGTCACCTCTTCAGATTTTGTGAAGCTGTGCGCCAAGCTGCTAAAGCTAAAGCCTGAAGCAGCTTAA
- a CDS encoding phosphoribosyltransferase — MSDKHFITAQGLLEDSFRLAAQVYESGFRPQFIVGIWRGGAPIGIAVQEYFDFKQVETDHIAVRTSSYYGIGTDKQNKKIKVHGLHYIVENANADDGLLIVDDVFDSGRSIHALKDKLSELMRLNMPKDVRIACPYYKPKNTSVPLKPDYYIHESEEWLVFPHEVSGLTPEEILEGKSDLANIKELFV, encoded by the coding sequence ATGTCAGATAAGCACTTTATTACAGCACAGGGATTGCTTGAAGATTCATTTCGCCTGGCGGCGCAGGTTTATGAGAGCGGTTTTCGTCCGCAATTTATCGTCGGGATTTGGCGTGGTGGTGCACCTATAGGGATCGCGGTGCAGGAATATTTCGATTTTAAACAGGTTGAAACCGATCATATCGCGGTTCGTACCTCTTCTTACTATGGTATCGGCACCGACAAGCAGAATAAAAAAATCAAGGTTCATGGACTGCATTATATCGTCGAGAATGCCAACGCCGATGATGGTTTGCTGATTGTCGATGATGTGTTCGATTCTGGCCGCAGTATTCACGCACTCAAGGATAAGCTCAGTGAGTTGATGCGTTTGAATATGCCAAAAGATGTGCGTATTGCCTGCCCTTACTATAAGCCCAAGAATACTTCGGTACCGCTAAAGCCGGATTACTACATTCATGAGTCGGAAGAGTGGTTAGTCTTTCCTCATGAAGTCTCAGGGTTAACGCCTGAGGAGATCCTCGAAGGCAAAAGCGATCTGGCGAATATTAAAGAGCTTTTCGTTTAA
- a CDS encoding DUF808 domain-containing protein: MAGASLLTLLDDIAAILDDVALMSKVAAKKTAGVLGDDLALNAQQVSGVSADRELPVVWAVAMGSLRNKCILVPAALLISAFIPWAVTPLLMFGGLFLCFEGFEKLHHTYEKRKKKAAALAQGGAAHDVDDELPHIDDLGEYEAKKVKGAIRTDFVLSAEIIAITLGVVAESSFLTQVVTLSVIALVMTIGVYGLVAAIVKMDDVGLYLSLRKGASLLTRCGRWLGAKMVNAAPYLMRGLTIVGTIAMFMVGGGILTHGLHWISVQIETVAALVDQLAIIGPVLSFLTPSLLNTIFGVIAGALALLVMSGVQKLRT; encoded by the coding sequence ATGGCTGGAGCTAGCCTGTTAACGCTTTTGGATGATATTGCCGCCATCTTGGATGATGTGGCCTTGATGAGTAAAGTTGCCGCCAAGAAGACCGCGGGGGTGCTGGGCGACGATCTAGCTCTCAATGCCCAACAAGTCTCAGGAGTCAGCGCCGATAGGGAGTTGCCGGTCGTCTGGGCTGTAGCCATGGGCTCCTTGCGTAATAAGTGCATCCTGGTGCCAGCAGCGCTATTGATCAGCGCCTTTATCCCTTGGGCTGTGACGCCTCTGCTGATGTTTGGCGGCCTGTTTCTCTGTTTCGAAGGCTTCGAGAAGCTGCATCACACCTATGAGAAACGAAAGAAGAAAGCCGCCGCTTTAGCCCAAGGCGGTGCGGCTCATGATGTGGATGATGAACTGCCGCACATTGATGATCTTGGAGAATACGAAGCCAAGAAGGTCAAAGGTGCCATTCGTACCGATTTCGTACTCTCAGCTGAGATTATCGCCATCACCTTAGGGGTCGTCGCCGAAAGTAGCTTTCTCACTCAAGTGGTGACGCTTTCTGTGATTGCTCTGGTGATGACCATAGGGGTTTACGGCTTGGTGGCTGCAATTGTCAAGATGGATGATGTTGGCTTGTACCTGAGCCTGAGAAAAGGCGCTAGTCTCTTGACTCGCTGCGGCCGTTGGCTTGGCGCAAAAATGGTTAATGCTGCTCCCTATTTAATGCGCGGACTGACCATAGTCGGCACCATAGCTATGTTTATGGTGGGAGGCGGAATTCTGACCCATGGCTTGCATTGGATCAGTGTACAGATTGAAACTGTCGCCGCTCTGGTTGATCAGCTCGCTATTATCGGGCCTGTATTATCATTTCTCACGCCTAGCTTACTCAATACTATTTTCGGTGTGATTGCCGGTGCATTAGCCTTGCTAGTTATGTCTGGTGTGCAAAAGCTTAGAACTTAG
- the lpoB gene encoding penicillin-binding protein activator LpoB, whose translation MKNFKVIFMLAVAVGLAGCQSKVEYGDATEVETVNENFGSSDLQAITAKMVDSMLTFPPIVAMTVNDRPIMFVDKIKNKTSEHIDTESVTDSISNKLLRSGKFRFIDMTKVDAVRKQLDYQNNAGMVDPSTAISFGRQIGAQYMLYGNLSSIVKQSGSTKDVYYKMTMRLMDLETGLIEWSDEKEIRKVKSKSFLGM comes from the coding sequence ATGAAAAATTTTAAAGTCATTTTTATGCTAGCAGTCGCAGTCGGACTGGCTGGTTGTCAATCAAAAGTCGAATATGGAGACGCCACTGAGGTGGAAACGGTCAATGAAAACTTCGGTTCTTCAGATCTTCAAGCCATCACGGCTAAAATGGTTGATAGCATGCTGACTTTCCCACCTATCGTGGCGATGACAGTAAACGACCGTCCCATCATGTTCGTCGATAAGATCAAGAACAAGACTTCAGAGCATATCGATACAGAATCGGTAACAGACTCGATCAGCAACAAGTTACTACGCTCGGGTAAGTTCCGTTTTATCGATATGACCAAGGTCGACGCGGTGCGTAAGCAGCTGGACTACCAGAACAATGCCGGTATGGTTGACCCATCTACCGCCATCAGCTTCGGTCGTCAGATCGGCGCTCAGTACATGCTTTACGGCAACCTTTCCAGCATAGTAAAGCAGTCTGGCAGCACTAAAGATGTTTACTACAAGATGACCATGCGTCTGATGGATCTCGAAACTGGCCTCATCGAATGGTCGGATGAAAAAGAGATCCGCAAGGTTAAGTCTAAGTCATTCCTAGGAATGTAA